A portion of the Candidatus Pristimantibacillus lignocellulolyticus genome contains these proteins:
- a CDS encoding ABC transporter ATP-binding protein, producing MSGLQTQHLTLNYGEQSIIHNLSFEIPLHKITVLVGANGSGKSTLLRSMARLLKPASGHVLLDDQELQNVPTKEIAKRISILPQGPVAPEGITVEQLVKQGRYPYQRWYQQWSEEDEKLVEQALAATQLLQFKDKQLDALSGGQRQRAWIAMTLAQETPIILLDEPTTYLDMSHQIELLDFLFDLNREKKRTIVMVLHDLNLACRYADNLVAIHNQTVAVQGAPESIVTKEMVQEIFGMEAIIEKDPLFGTPLCIPKGKGRQIK from the coding sequence ATGAGTGGATTACAAACACAACATTTGACGCTAAATTATGGCGAGCAATCTATTATTCATAATTTAAGCTTCGAAATCCCTCTTCATAAAATAACAGTGCTAGTTGGTGCCAACGGAAGTGGCAAATCTACCTTATTGCGATCAATGGCACGTCTATTAAAACCTGCTTCAGGACATGTATTGCTGGACGATCAGGAGTTGCAAAACGTACCTACCAAAGAGATTGCAAAGCGAATATCTATTCTTCCACAAGGACCAGTAGCTCCAGAAGGTATAACTGTTGAGCAACTAGTAAAGCAAGGTCGTTATCCCTATCAGCGTTGGTATCAACAATGGTCTGAAGAGGATGAGAAGTTAGTTGAACAAGCTCTTGCTGCAACTCAGTTGCTTCAATTCAAAGATAAGCAACTTGATGCACTATCTGGTGGACAAAGACAACGCGCTTGGATTGCAATGACGTTAGCACAAGAAACACCTATTATCCTTTTGGACGAGCCAACAACCTATCTGGATATGTCTCATCAAATTGAGCTACTTGATTTCCTGTTCGACTTGAACAGGGAAAAGAAACGTACCATTGTTATGGTGCTCCATGATTTGAATTTAGCTTGTCGTTATGCTGATAACTTAGTAGCCATTCACAATCAAACCGTTGCTGTTCAAGGAGCACCTGAATCGATTGTTACGAAGGAGATGGTGCAAGAAATCTTTGGCATGGAAGCTATTATTGAAAAAGACCCACTATTTGGTACGCCCTTATGTATTCCAAAAGGAAAGGGAAGACAGATCAAATGA
- a CDS encoding iron ABC transporter permease yields the protein MRSWTFRMFSGKISFQISIKWLLMTLSLSLLLVLLILLGLSAGSKWIPLPEVAQQLIGHIDTHSFTIETLRLPRVLLAVLVGASLGVAGLILQTIVRNPLASPDIIGITSGASLGAVSFITFGTGIISMQFLPFAAIAGGLVTSLLIYIISWNKGVTPIRLVLIGIGISAILKSGITFMLVFSNAVVTTKAYIWLTGSLYAANWSDVSAMSLWVLIPLPILLIWGRSMNVTELGDEVAINAGIRVQLQRFVFLMCSVVLAGTAAAYAGGIEFVGLMAPHIARRLATRSFIGLIPLTALIGASLVLVADIIARTMFLPLDIPAGVFTAAIGAPFFIYMLFHNRNR from the coding sequence ATGAGGTCTTGGACATTTCGAATGTTTAGCGGCAAAATATCATTTCAAATTTCTATTAAATGGCTACTTATGACATTGAGTTTGTCTTTATTATTAGTATTACTAATTCTGTTAGGTTTATCAGCAGGGAGTAAATGGATTCCATTGCCTGAGGTTGCACAACAGCTAATAGGTCACATCGACACTCATAGTTTTACAATTGAAACCTTACGCTTACCTCGAGTTTTATTAGCGGTACTTGTAGGTGCTAGCTTAGGAGTTGCTGGGCTAATTTTGCAAACGATCGTAAGAAACCCACTTGCCTCTCCTGATATAATAGGCATTACAAGCGGAGCTTCACTTGGAGCCGTTTCCTTCATAACGTTTGGAACTGGTATTATTAGTATGCAATTCTTGCCTTTCGCTGCAATAGCTGGAGGATTAGTTACTTCATTGCTTATATATATCATTTCCTGGAATAAAGGTGTAACACCTATTCGGCTAGTATTAATAGGGATTGGAATATCTGCGATATTAAAGTCCGGTATTACGTTTATGCTAGTATTCAGCAATGCTGTCGTTACAACAAAAGCTTATATATGGCTCACGGGAAGCTTATACGCAGCGAATTGGAGTGACGTTTCCGCAATGTCCTTATGGGTTTTGATTCCATTACCGATTTTACTTATTTGGGGAAGAAGCATGAATGTAACAGAACTTGGTGACGAGGTAGCTATTAATGCTGGGATTCGCGTACAGCTTCAGCGCTTTGTCTTTTTAATGTGTAGCGTAGTGTTAGCCGGAACAGCCGCGGCATATGCTGGAGGTATTGAGTTTGTTGGACTAATGGCCCCTCATATTGCCAGACGACTTGCTACAAGATCTTTTATTGGACTTATTCCTCTTACTGCTCTCATAGGAGCTAGTTTAGTATTAGTAGCAGATATCATTGCTCGAACGATGTTCTTGCCTTTAGATATTCCTGCAGGGGTATTCACCGCAGCCATTGGTGCACCATTCTTTATCTATATGTTGTTTCACAATAGAAATCGCTAG
- a CDS encoding diguanylate cyclase, whose protein sequence is MSILVYTYWKRHHYTNIFKLFMWNTLSSLIYCFGYAFSLTSTSFEQLRFWNIVQYVGLPFFPPLGLLFVLQYLGYKLTRKRIIALLIMPCLTFLINVTNESHHIFYRIYDINSVLGPPYSEIEYGVWFVVHNIYIFSCLLAAFLLLLSRWKETVRAYKPQLFALICGQLLPIVTAFLLFIGLTPDGIDPVPMVIWISSVLYLWSITNSRMLSIMPIAKETIFNSMNDGVIVLNNSYQLIEYNHACKNMFTTLDRSTLGQPFDQVWYMLTDQSFPVELDTISNNLNVTIHQANYIYQLRISNLQQSNNNSGLLIIFTDITELHTLQQKLEHQAYYDELTQIFNRRAFFNQSEQSLIKVKDDLSSYTLILFDIDFFKKVNDTFGHQTGDQILVHVAQICKAELGENMLFARYGGEEFVLAIAGYTLVEGEKFANHLRLCIEQNPLVENKRVVSVTSSFGVSVTTEDKDESIYQLIQKADEALYVAKRSGRNQVQVFTEQIVVGRR, encoded by the coding sequence GTGGAATACATTATCTTCCTTGATTTATTGCTTTGGTTATGCCTTTAGCTTAACATCCACTTCATTCGAACAACTTAGATTTTGGAATATTGTACAGTATGTAGGGTTACCATTTTTCCCTCCGTTAGGATTATTGTTTGTTTTGCAATATTTGGGATACAAATTAACGAGAAAAAGAATTATTGCTTTACTAATAATGCCTTGTCTCACCTTTCTCATTAATGTAACTAATGAATCTCATCATATATTCTATAGAATATATGATATAAATTCGGTGCTTGGGCCTCCATATAGTGAGATTGAGTATGGGGTATGGTTTGTTGTACATAATATTTACATTTTCAGCTGTTTGTTAGCTGCGTTCTTATTGCTACTTTCACGCTGGAAGGAAACCGTTCGTGCTTATAAACCTCAATTATTTGCACTCATTTGTGGTCAATTGCTTCCAATAGTGACTGCATTTTTATTATTCATAGGATTGACACCCGATGGTATCGATCCTGTACCAATGGTTATTTGGATTTCTTCTGTTTTGTACCTCTGGTCTATTACTAACTCTCGAATGTTATCAATTATGCCAATTGCTAAGGAAACAATTTTTAATAGTATGAATGATGGTGTAATTGTGCTAAATAATAGCTATCAATTAATCGAATATAACCATGCTTGTAAAAATATGTTTACTACTTTGGATCGTTCAACATTAGGGCAGCCATTTGATCAAGTTTGGTATATGCTAACGGATCAATCATTCCCCGTTGAATTAGATACAATATCAAATAATTTAAATGTTACGATTCATCAAGCTAATTATATTTATCAGCTACGTATTTCTAATCTTCAGCAATCTAATAATAACTCTGGCTTACTAATTATATTTACGGATATAACAGAGTTACATACATTACAACAAAAGTTAGAGCATCAAGCCTATTATGATGAGCTAACGCAAATATTCAATCGTCGTGCCTTTTTCAATCAAAGTGAGCAAAGTTTAATAAAAGTAAAGGATGATTTGTCATCTTATACGCTTATTTTATTTGATATTGATTTTTTCAAAAAAGTGAACGATACTTTTGGACATCAAACTGGAGATCAAATACTAGTGCATGTGGCTCAAATATGTAAAGCTGAGCTAGGAGAAAATATGCTATTTGCTAGATATGGTGGTGAAGAATTTGTACTCGCGATAGCCGGCTATACATTAGTTGAAGGTGAAAAATTCGCTAATCACCTTAGATTGTGCATTGAACAAAATCCTCTAGTTGAAAATAAACGAGTTGTATCGGTTACCTCCAGTTTTGGGGTATCCGTAACGACAGAAGATAAGGATGAATCTATCTATCAGCTTATTCAAAAAGCTGATGAAGCACTTTACGTTGCCAAAAGATCTGGTCGAAATCAAGTACAAGTTTTTACTGAACAGATCGTTGTAGGTAGAAGATAA
- a CDS encoding GDSL-type esterase/lipase family protein yields MKKTIVCFGDSNTWGFDAQSGGRFDEKTRWTGLLSERLGDQFRVVEEGLSGRTSVCEDPLFEGLQGISYIYPCLMSHSPLELVVIMLGTNDTKERFGLTSYNIAQGIVRLALKAKGSAVGVGGRTPEVLVVAPPPIRPEYISTDVGKSMGKMCDEKAMELSEHLQHLLANTGIHFADAKQQIMMNEVDYMHLDAEGHHKMSDFMWKKITDII; encoded by the coding sequence ATGAAAAAAACAATTGTTTGCTTTGGAGATTCCAATACATGGGGCTTTGACGCACAATCAGGTGGTAGATTTGATGAAAAAACGAGATGGACGGGCTTACTAAGCGAGCGATTAGGTGATCAGTTTCGTGTTGTGGAAGAGGGGCTAAGCGGTAGAACAAGTGTATGTGAGGATCCTTTGTTTGAAGGTCTACAAGGTATTTCTTATATTTATCCGTGTCTTATGTCACATTCACCGCTAGAGCTTGTAGTCATCATGCTTGGGACGAATGATACTAAAGAAAGATTTGGTCTGACCTCATATAACATTGCGCAAGGAATTGTTAGATTGGCTCTAAAGGCAAAAGGGTCGGCGGTAGGCGTTGGTGGAAGGACTCCGGAAGTTCTCGTTGTGGCACCACCGCCCATTAGACCAGAATATATTAGTACCGATGTCGGAAAATCAATGGGAAAAATGTGTGACGAGAAAGCAATGGAGCTTTCGGAACACCTTCAACATCTTCTAGCGAATACCGGCATTCATTTCGCCGATGCAAAGCAGCAAATTATGATGAATGAAGTTGATTATATGCACCTTGATGCTGAGGGACATCATAAGATGTCAGACTTTATGTGGAAGAAAATCACTGATATCATTTGA